The Thermoanaerobacter uzonensis DSM 18761 genomic sequence AAAATCACTTTCTTCTTTATCTCGCCTTATATATATAGGTGTTTTTGTTGTAATCGTAATGTCTATATATCCTGAATATCTATCATCATGAAATTTATTAAATTCCGGAATATCCTGTGCTTTTACTACACATTCATTTAGTGGAATAAAATTATACGGAGCTTTAGCAGGTATTCCAAATTGCGTTTTTTGTTGAGGTTCATAGTTTTTCTGACGATTTTCTGTTTTCCCTTTGTTTTTATAATTTAAGTTTTTCGGTATATTTGACTGATTATTTTCTTTACTATTATCAAAAGTTAATAAATAATCATATCCTTTTTTTGTTTTTTGTAAGCTGATTTTAGTTTTTTCCATAATAATAACCTCCAAACATTAAATAACTGATATTTTTAAAAACCTACTGTCAACAAAACCAGCTTGTCCAATTTCATTGTAGCCTATATAATTTCTCGTATGTAACACTAAACTTTTCTTATTATTGTTTAGGTCCTCAATTGAGTTATTACCTATAAATTCCCTTGGTACTATATATCTAATTCCTCTTTTTTCAGAAACTTCTATAAAATTACCTTTATCTTCAAATTTACTTCCATACATTATTTGCTTAGCATCAATATATTCTATTTGATTCTCTTTTGCATCAGCATCTTCTTTCCTGTATCTATATTTAAATTTGTTTTCTGACCTCCAAATATACAATTCTTCCTTTTCATTAAATATTCTCATTTTTTGAAGATATTTTTTAAAATTAGGTGATTCATTATTGTAAAATTTGATTTCACCATTTTGTACTGTTCCAAATAAAACTGCATAATCAAGCCAGCATACTATATATCCTTTGCCAACATCTTTTATTTTTTGAATAAATGCATCATTGTTTAATTCATTGTCCATATCTTTTTGTTCAACTTTTGAATAAATTGTTTTGATTTCATAAATATCATTTAGCATCCCAATCCCTCGCTTTTTTTAAGAATTCTTTAACAAAATTTTCTAATTTCTCTTTATCTTTATCATTAACTAATACTTTGTTTGTCCTTTTATCATCTTCACTTTTTTGAATAGTATATTTTTCTACATTATATTCAATTTCTATCCCTTTACCTTTTAAGACTCCTCTTCCTATATTTTTTTCTCCGCCAATAGGCAAATCTTCATTCCATAAGTCTTTCAATACTAAAAGTAAAAGCCCAATTTCCCAGTCTTTTGCATCTTTAATTTTTATTTTTAATCGCACATTTTCATCATTATGCCAAAGAGGTTTAGATTGAAATAAAGCACCTGCAATTACTCCTCCTGTAAATCTATCAATCTTTATTCTTGCCTGCTCTTTTTCAATCACATTCTCAACTATACTCTCATCAATAATTACTCTGCTTTTGTATTTAGTCTCTTCTTTATTTTCTGTATCAGCCCAGCCAAATAATTTTTTTAAATCATCATTTTCTTCTTGATTATTCTTGCATAATGTGTTTACTATCTTAAAAGCTCTCGATCTTATCGCACCTTTTAGTGAAGTTCCAGTTAAAACATTTTTGCCATTATATTTTATGTGTACTTTATCCGGATCTTTGGAGTCCGTTGTATATGAACTTATAATAAGTGAGCTCTTTATTGAAAAATCTGCAGTTATAATACAATCAGCATTATCTTTTTTAGAAAGTATATCTATCTTGCTTAAATCAAGTTCTATCTTCTTTAAATCAAGTTTATCTTCTGGCAAATACTCATTCTGTAAGAATTTCAAATAATTTATCCCATCATTAGGAAAATCAAATTTTAATATCTGAAAGTTTTTTAACTTAAATCTTCCAAATCCTTTAGTAGTAAATGCACCAAACTGAACATTACCAGCCTCAAACTCAGTAATTATAGTTTTTAATATTTTTAGAATATCATTTGTCTTATTTTTAAAGCTTTTCCTTATCTTAATTTCAGCTTTAAATTCAAATTCTAAGTCTTTATTAACTATTTCATAATCATATTTTGCTTTCTCTTTTGCAGTTCCAGTTTTTTCATCTATTGCCACACCATCTCTAACAGTTATCAAGTCTTCTTTAGGGTTGTCCATAATTTTTAAAATCTTCAAATCACTAAGAATAAAATGACTTTGAACAGCTTTATTGTTATTTAGATTTTTAGAACCCCAAAAATACTCCCATGTTTCTTTATCTTCTTCTTTAAAATTTTTCGAAATATGGTGTCTTAATGCCCCCACAAAAGAAGTTGCTGGTATATAAGGATTGCCATTCTCATCTTTTATAATTTCTATATCAATAATATCACCTTTACCCGTACCAATTACAAAAGGTGAAGTGTTTTCTAAAATACCTTCTATAACAATAATACTTGCAAGTTTAGAATTATCATTCATCTTTTTCTCCCCCCTGCTTTTTAAATAATCTTAAATATCTAAAGAAGCTAATCCAGTATGTTTTTGACAGATTAAAATTATCCAACTGTATCTTTAATTCTCCAACAGCTTTTGATAATTTGTCATAAAATTCAATTTCATTTGAATTATTATTAAAAATATCTAATTTATATAAATTATCCCATAAATTTAAATTTTTTAAGGTTTCACCAGCAGGCTTTTTCTCCAAATCTTTTAATTTTGTTTTCCAATCATCAAATTTATTAGTTTTAAACAGCATCCCTTCAAGCCGTCCTATTAAATTGTTTGAAATGGTTTCTTTTCTGTTTTTATAATCCTCTGCTTTTTCAAAAGCTTTAAATTTTAAAATTTCTTCTGCTTTTTGTTTTACTATATTTTCTAAAATAGCCTTTGAATATTGGATGATTATTCCCTTATGTCCATCTTCTTCATCATATTTCCTCTCATAATTTTCTTCCAAAGACGAATATACCTTGACCCTGCCAAATCCTAATTCTGTTTTTTCTCCAAAACCATATATTAAAAGAGAATTTAATTTTTCTTTTAAATCATTACAACCCTCAATTTTTATTTTGAATGCAGAACCTGGTGAATAAGCTAATTCACGCGTATTTTTCATTCTCCAAACACCAATAAAGTTTTCAACATACTCGGTTTTTGCAATAATTTTTTCTACAGTAATATTGAAACAATCAAAGTGTTTTTTTAGGTAATTTTCTAATGCTTTCACAGATATATCAGGAAAACCCCATTCGTTATATAAAATAACAGGAGAAGTTGCTACTATAATAAACTCATCTTTCACATCTTCTAAATCGTCTGTGTCTTCTAAATCGCCAAATTCTATATTTACTAAGCCATATTGTGCACTTTTTGATCTACCAATAAAAGAGGTAAAGTTGTCACCAAATATTCTTTTTATTTCTTCAAGGTATCCCTCATCACCTATAATAAATCCTTTGAATTCTTCTCCTTCGTTTATTGCCTCATAATAAAAGATTTCTTCTCCTGTAGCATGTCCTTTTTCTCTGTTTCTTGCATTATGAAAATAAAATGTTGTTGAGACGTCATGGGAATAAATTTTATCGCTATTATAATAAACCATTTTATTCACTGGCTTTGTTTTTATGCTTTCAGGAACTTTTTCTAAAATATTGTACATTTGATCGGAATCTTCTCCTTTTTCTTTATGTAAATAAAGTGCTGGGTAGTAAGTTTTATCTTTTTTAAAGGGATATGCAGAAGTAAATAAAATCTCATTTTTTAAAAATAAATTATAAAAATTGTCATCTTTATGGGCAGCATTACTTAAATTAAATTCCTTTATAAATTTATTCGCAAATAAACCTCTAATTGTTGTAGATGGTATATATTTTTCTGTATTAATTGTGTTTTGCTCTCCTATCTCTTTTGCTAATACAATCGGAGATAATATAGTTATTTTGTAAGATAATTTTTTTATATTTCCTTTTTTATTAGCATTAAATTTTCCTGAATCAGAAGATTTAATCTCTTCTGTGATATTTTTATCATTATCATTATTTAAATATTGAATAGCATCATCAATACTGCTAATTTTAATATCTTCAATAGTGCATTTTATTTCACCAAATCCACGATTTCTTGATGTACCAATTCTTTTTAGATTAATTGCAGCCAAATACAATAGAGCGTTTTCTTTTTTGCTCAAAGAAGTTATTTCATAAAGTTCACCTTCAAATTTTAAACCTGGCTTTAAAACTCGAAATGTCCTAAGTGAACCCTCTTTAGCAATTTCACCATCTTCATCTATAGAAGTTTGCTGCCTTATAGATGTATAATAAGATGCAATTTGAGAAGGATGTATAAAAATGTTATATGTGCTTTTTTTATCACGTTTTAAGTTTTCAACTTCTTCTCTTATATTCTCATAATCATTTATGTATAAATTACCTATATGCAGCTTTCCTTCTACAAAACCATCTTCCCCAAATATGCTTTTAACAATACTATAATCTTCTAAACCTAACATATCGCAAACTTCTTTTGCACTTTCTTTTAATACACCTTTTACACGTCTTGAAGGAATGTAGGGAAATCCAAGGTCATCTAATACTACATCGCTATCTATTATACCTGCACCTTCTCCAGAACTTGATAACGTATATGATAATAATTTTATACCAATTTTCATAATAATCCCTCCGGATAAAAATCTATAAGCTCTATAGCATCAAAATATGGTGTCTCTTTGTTTTGCCATATATGTTCATGATAATACATTCCTTTTATCTGTGGTAGCTTTACTCCTTTAGCTTTTAATTCTTTCACATAAATTTTCGCATTATCTTTATCTTCAAATAAAATTTCTCTTAATTTCATAATTTTATTTTTGGGAATATTTTTAAATTCTTTAACAATATATTTTAAATTTTCTAATGACTTCTCTTCATTTGTTTTGTCAACCCGATAAGGTCCAAAATGAAGATTTCCATTTACAGTTGATAAATGCTTATTTATAATACCATCTAAGCTGCCGCTCCAACCAGATGAAGAGATAAAAAAGTCAATATAAGAACCTTCCTTTTTTCTCGATTCCTTTTTAGCTTTGTCAATTAAACCTTCTGCTAACTTATAAGCCCTATAAAAGGGATATTTTGTCTTTACAATACTTACCCCCCCACATACAGATAAAGGCTCGTTATTTATGCTGTGATTAGCAAATTCCTTAATAAATATTTCAGCTAACCAAATCCCCAATCTGCCATCTGAAATAAAAGTTATATCATCCCCGCCTAAGACAATGGGTCTTATTGGCAATATAATCTTTCCATTTTCCGTACTTAGTTTAAATTCTCCATTCTTTAAATCAAAAGCTTTATTTTTCTTAATTTGTTTTATTAAAATCTCTATCATTTTTTTAAATGTCTTTTCTGTAGCATTTCTCACGCCAATCGACAGCTTCCTATATTCTGAAAGACTTTCGCATTTTGAAAATCTCTCACCCATTTTATTCCCATCAATATGCACAACAGCAATATAGTCTTTGCCTTCTTGTTGACCTAATTTTTCGATGTCATTTGTTAAAGTATATTTATCATTGAGTATATCATTTATTTTATCTATCATTTCATCTTTAGCTTTGTCTGAAAATTTTAATTTGGTCCAAGCTACTGAAGAAATGTATTTTATTTTTGCATCTTGTTCGTTAAAACTTTCGGCTCTTTCTGGATCCTCAAAATTTTCTGCACTTTCATTAGTTCTTGGACAATCAAGTGTAAAACCATATTTAGGTAATGTTACATTAGGGGAATATTTGTTTTTATTTTCTCTTAAATTCTCGTGTAAATTTTTCATAGAATTTTTAAAATTATCTAAATCAAAATCGTGTATTATTCCAAAAGCTGTTTTTAAACCTGGCACTTTAACTAAAAGAAGCTTCGTATAATTTTTTATAAATTCTGTAGTTTTATATTTATCTTTAAATAAAACTAATGCATTCCCTCCGCCTATATATCCTATCTCAACTTCTTCACTGTCTTGGTTTATTTTGATATTTGTAGGATCATTTTCCCATTCCTTAATGTCTATATCCCTACTAAACGTTACTTTTAAAGCTTCTTTTAAAATATCTTCATATATTTTTTTAACCAAAAACGATGCACCAATATTTTCTTTTAGCTTATTGCTTAAAAAAATATATTCCTGTATTGATACTGTATCAATTAAAACTGCACTTAATTTCATCTAAATACCTCCTCACAAATTTTATCTCCAATATCTGCCCAATCATCTACGCCGAAAACAACAATCTTATCTTCTGCTGTTCCTGTTACAAAGGATAAATCTTCTTGCAATTTTTTAGTACCTCTATTGCTATCCTCTTTATATTCTTTTTTTAGTCCTGTTATTAATATTGCTTTACTTTCATCGCCACCTATTTGTCTTACCCTATGGATAACTTCAAAGCCTTTTAATTTGCACTCTCCTTGTCTTGTTGAAGTTGTTAGCGATATTCCTATTAATTGGTAGCCATGA encodes the following:
- the csx19 gene encoding type III-D CRISPR-associated protein Csx19; its protein translation is MLNDIYEIKTIYSKVEQKDMDNELNNDAFIQKIKDVGKGYIVCWLDYAVLFGTVQNGEIKFYNNESPNFKKYLQKMRIFNEKEELYIWRSENKFKYRYRKEDADAKENQIEYIDAKQIMYGSKFEDKGNFIEVSEKRGIRYIVPREFIGNNSIEDLNNNKKSLVLHTRNYIGYNEIGQAGFVDSRFLKISVI
- a CDS encoding RAMP superfamily CRISPR-associated protein, which encodes MNDNSKLASIIVIEGILENTSPFVIGTGKGDIIDIEIIKDENGNPYIPATSFVGALRHHISKNFKEEDKETWEYFWGSKNLNNNKAVQSHFILSDLKILKIMDNPKEDLITVRDGVAIDEKTGTAKEKAKYDYEIVNKDLEFEFKAEIKIRKSFKNKTNDILKILKTIITEFEAGNVQFGAFTTKGFGRFKLKNFQILKFDFPNDGINYLKFLQNEYLPEDKLDLKKIELDLSKIDILSKKDNADCIITADFSIKSSLIISSYTTDSKDPDKVHIKYNGKNVLTGTSLKGAIRSRAFKIVNTLCKNNQEENDDLKKLFGWADTENKEETKYKSRVIIDESIVENVIEKEQARIKIDRFTGGVIAGALFQSKPLWHNDENVRLKIKIKDAKDWEIGLLLLVLKDLWNEDLPIGGEKNIGRGVLKGKGIEIEYNVEKYTIQKSEDDKRTNKVLVNDKDKEKLENFVKEFLKKARDWDAK
- a CDS encoding RAMP superfamily CRISPR-associated protein, which produces MKIGIKLLSYTLSSSGEGAGIIDSDVVLDDLGFPYIPSRRVKGVLKESAKEVCDMLGLEDYSIVKSIFGEDGFVEGKLHIGNLYINDYENIREEVENLKRDKKSTYNIFIHPSQIASYYTSIRQQTSIDEDGEIAKEGSLRTFRVLKPGLKFEGELYEITSLSKKENALLYLAAINLKRIGTSRNRGFGEIKCTIEDIKISSIDDAIQYLNNDNDKNITEEIKSSDSGKFNANKKGNIKKLSYKITILSPIVLAKEIGEQNTINTEKYIPSTTIRGLFANKFIKEFNLSNAAHKDDNFYNLFLKNEILFTSAYPFKKDKTYYPALYLHKEKGEDSDQMYNILEKVPESIKTKPVNKMVYYNSDKIYSHDVSTTFYFHNARNREKGHATGEEIFYYEAINEGEEFKGFIIGDEGYLEEIKRIFGDNFTSFIGRSKSAQYGLVNIEFGDLEDTDDLEDVKDEFIIVATSPVILYNEWGFPDISVKALENYLKKHFDCFNITVEKIIAKTEYVENFIGVWRMKNTRELAYSPGSAFKIKIEGCNDLKEKLNSLLIYGFGEKTELGFGRVKVYSSLEENYERKYDEEDGHKGIIIQYSKAILENIVKQKAEEILKFKAFEKAEDYKNRKETISNNLIGRLEGMLFKTNKFDDWKTKLKDLEKKPAGETLKNLNLWDNLYKLDIFNNNSNEIEFYDKLSKAVGELKIQLDNFNLSKTYWISFFRYLRLFKKQGGEKDE
- a CDS encoding Cas10/Cmr2 second palm domain-containing protein, which gives rise to MKLSAVLIDTVSIQEYIFLSNKLKENIGASFLVKKIYEDILKEALKVTFSRDIDIKEWENDPTNIKINQDSEEVEIGYIGGGNALVLFKDKYKTTEFIKNYTKLLLVKVPGLKTAFGIIHDFDLDNFKNSMKNLHENLRENKNKYSPNVTLPKYGFTLDCPRTNESAENFEDPERAESFNEQDAKIKYISSVAWTKLKFSDKAKDEMIDKINDILNDKYTLTNDIEKLGQQEGKDYIAVVHIDGNKMGERFSKCESLSEYRKLSIGVRNATEKTFKKMIEILIKQIKKNKAFDLKNGEFKLSTENGKIILPIRPIVLGGDDITFISDGRLGIWLAEIFIKEFANHSINNEPLSVCGGVSIVKTKYPFYRAYKLAEGLIDKAKKESRKKEGSYIDFFISSSGWSGSLDGIINKHLSTVNGNLHFGPYRVDKTNEEKSLENLKYIVKEFKNIPKNKIMKLREILFEDKDNAKIYVKELKAKGVKLPQIKGMYYHEHIWQNKETPYFDAIELIDFYPEGLL